A single Anopheles funestus chromosome 2RL, idAnoFuneDA-416_04, whole genome shotgun sequence DNA region contains:
- the LOC125764188 gene encoding protein RCC2 homolog, protein MSSKRKPDGTKKAVKKRKNSESNYDSDLSDEYPRSGEPSAREVVVEELRPMEKLPEELLAMYDKGPGKLLIAGMVSWEMTGKRDSKGVTKIRPNLFTFHRFTGETYRSMASFCSAAHSVLIDENWKAFTFGRNQLSQLGHGDTTTYEKPTQVADLADFNVIQAACGRNHTLFLTDTGTVYACGDNKSGQCGVGNKLPTITSPTRISYNGPPIIKVGCGAEFSVILDIKGNLHTFGLPEYGQLGHNTDGRYFVTSTKMSFHFETQPRKVLVYMEKNKEGHVLPIENVNIIDFACGNNHTVAIDSKNRAYSWGFGGIGRLGHAEQKDEMVPRLIKFFDTQNRKVMRVFCGSSYSLAISDIGSLYLFGQNKKTGEANMYPKPVQDLAGWNITSIGAGYTSIVISADDSLIAWGASPTYGELGLGDLQKSSSTPKEVTRMEGMKIPMVALGYSHSLLLVNTEHEKSKEKYDNLPEFVV, encoded by the exons atgtcCTCCAAAAGAAAGCCGGACGGTACGAAGAAAGCggtaaaaaagcgaaaaaactCCGAATCGAATTATGACTCGGATCTGAGTGACGAATACCCACGGTCAGGAGAACCATCCGCCcgggaggtggtggtggaggagcTGCGCCCGATGGAAAAGTTACCGGAGGAGCTGCTGGCGATGTACGATAAAGGACCCGGCAAGCTGCTCATCGCGGGCATGGTGTCCTGGGAAATGACCGGCAAACGTGACTCGAAAGGGGTGACAAAGATTCGTCCGAATCTGTTCACCTTCCACAGATTCACCGGTGAAACG TACCgttcaatggcaagcttctgTTCTGCCGCGCATTCTGTACTGATTGATGAAAACTGGAAAGCTTTTACCTTTG GACGCAATCAGCTGAGCCAGCTGGGGCATGGTGATACTACAACGTATGAAAAACCTACGCAGGTGGCCGATTTGGCTGACTTTAACGTTATACAGGCGGCGTGCGGTCGCAACCATACGCTCTTCCTAACCGATACCGGAACCGTGTACGCCTGTGGTGACAACAAGAGTGGTCAGTGCGGTGTGGGTAACAAGTTGCCCACGATCACCTCTCCTACACGGATCAGCTACAATGGGCCGCCGATCATAAAGGTCGGATGCGGTGCCGAGTTTTCCGTAATACTCGATATCAAGGGCAACTTGCACACGTTCGGTTTGCCCGAATACGGCCAGCTGGGACACAATACAGACGGTCGGTATTTCGTTACCTCGACCAAGATGTCGTTCCACTTTGAAACGCAACCGCGCAAGGTGCTGGTGTACATGGAGAAGAACAAAGAGGGCCACGTGCTGCCAATTGAAAATGTCAACATTATTGACTTTGCCTGTGGCAATAACCATACC GTGGCAATAGATTCGAAGAACCGAGCGTACAGTTGGGGCTTCGGAGGTATCGGCCGATTGGGCCATGCTGAGCAGAAAGATGAAATGGTACCGAG ACTGATCAAATTCTTCGACACACAGAACCGCAAAGTGATGCGCGTGTTTTGTGGCTCATCGTACAGCTTGGCAATATCCGACATCGGGTCGCTTTATCTGTTCGgccaaaacaagaaaacgggCGAAGCCAACATGTACCCGAAACCGGTGCAGGATCTAGCTGGCTGGAACATTACCAGCATCGGTGCGGGCTATACCTCGATCGTAATCTCGGCCGACGATTCGTTGATTGCCTGGGGCGCCTCACCAACCTACGGAGAGCTG GGTTTGGGTGATTTGCAAAAATCATCCTCCACCCCGAAGGAGGTAACACGCATGGAAGGTATGAAGATACCGATGGTGGCGCTAGGTTACTCTCACTCGTTGCTGCTGGTCAACACGGAGCATGAAAAGTCGAAGGAAAAGTATGACAACCTGCCCGAGTTTGTCGTCTAG